The nucleotide window TCCCAGTGACCCTTCATGCCCTCCAGTACCACCTCGGAGACTCTTACACTGTACAGAGAAGGTGACCACAGCGCTGACCCAAGGAAATACTCCTAGGAAGACGTCACCTCAATGATGCCGGTCTCAGCCACAGCTGATTCCTAGTCCCAGTGGACAAGACACTGTTAACCCCACTGGGCgagaataagaccactaccacaGTTTTTGAGCCAGATTTGAAGGACAGTGGACAACGGCCAGGTCCGTACTCAGAATTCCCAGGGAATAGCACTTAACTAGTCAGGTTCTTAGAAGGCCAAACCCATGAGGCTACGCACTTCTTGCCTTCATGCAGTGGGGCACACACCCTGACGTACTTCCTGTCTCTGCACCTCTGGCCTATGTGTGATCAACACATTCTGTGCAGTCGGGGcagccagccttgcctacagAAGTGAAAACACAAGGTTTGTTATCTCACGTGAACAGCCCAGCATGCCAGCAGGCGGGCCTTATGTCAGAGGCACTGCTGTTTTATAGTTCTCTTGAGCAAAGTGATTTAAACTTAAAACACAACTTTAGCCCTCACAAAACATTACATTTACAGTCCTGATAGAGCCATTGTTCTTTTTAGTGTCTTGTCACGGGGGCATGACGGCAACAAGCCCCATGGTAGCCAAAGCAAAAGCTGGGGTCATGTCCTGAGCTGCAGGCACTCAGCAAATAGAGCAAACCTCAAGTTGGGCGAGGCCTAAAGCCCTGAAAGCTGCTCctgggacacacttcctcccGAAAAGCTGCAGCCTTAAATTCTGCCCCCACAGTCACCAACAGAGGACCAAGTGTTCACGTACAAGGGGTCAACTGAGTCCAGGGGCCCAGGATCGGGGTGCAAAGCTGCTCACAGTGCAGAGGATGAGGTCTTCTCTGAATGCCCATAGGAGGGACAGCCAGTCTGTCTTGCTCTGATGTAGGCGAAACCTCGGAATCAAATAGCTACCGAAACAGCTTGCTTGGGAGAGCATGAGGCAGAAGAACCAGTCAGCTTCTGGCTGACTACTGTTTGTCTAGATGGGGTCCAAAGCAGGGTTGCATGTGCTGGGGATACGGAGTTTATTTGGGGTCTCATCCCGGGTGTGCTGACCTGAAGTTGTGTCTTCTGTTTTacttttgaagacagggtttctctgtgtaaccctggttgtcctgaaattcactctgtagaccaggctggcctccaactcagaggtggcttgcctctgcctcctgagtgctgggactgaatgcatgcaccaccaccaacCAGCCCTTACAGTGAAATGCTTAAAGTGGAGAGATGGTGAGGACATATTGAGGAGGCTTCTAGAACATTCCAGAAGCTCCCACAAGGCTTAAGAGAAGGGTAGGGAGACAGACGCTTAAAAGAAACCGAGGCAGGAAGGGCTGTCTTGCTACAGAACGCATATAGAAAAGTGCATGGGTGTAGCACACGCCGCTCTGCAGgcatgacctctgacctccagccCTGGAACCATCTGCTTGGCAGAGAATACCAGGGACCCCCTGTCAGCCAGCCAGCTCCCTGTACCCCTCCCTTAGGAGCTGCCTCAACTGAAGGTTGGGAGGAGGTGGGGCGGAAGCTGCTGGACTCTCCCTTCTCAAAGGCGCCTCAGGCTGGCTAGTAACTCCTAAGTCCTGCTTAGCCATCTGGCTGCCACTCTCCGGGTGTCAGAGGACGAGACTTACTGTAGACTAGTGTCTGGCATGGCGGCACtcgcctttgaccccagcacagGGATCCCAGCAgagcaggtggatccctgagtctgaggccaacctgctctacaaagagagttccaggctagccagggccacagagggaccccatctcaaaaaagaaaaaaaaaaagccccaaactTCCCATAACTGGAGCTGTCGGGGTGCAGCTTGGCCATAGACCAAGTGCCTAGTGTAGCGGAGGTTGGCATTCTATGCCCAGCACTGAAGGACCCTGCAAATTTTGCCAGAGGTTCTGAAGAGGAGTTTGGGGGTCAGGCAGGCACACAGGACCTTGGCAGAGATGGACTGGGTGCAAACCAGGGAGCAAGCTGGGGCTGCCTGGTCAGTTCTACCTGCCTGGGAGCAGAGAGGGTCCCTGCGGAGGTGGAAGTAGGGGAAGGGAAGATACTTAACCAGGAGAGGGAATCATAGAGTTCCCAGACTAGAGTGTCTCGACCTCTGGCCCCTAGGAAACCGCTGAGGAATGGCCTGGTGAAGGACAAGCTCTTCTGAGTCCGCTGTCCTCAACGCCGGCCTTCCAGGACTCAGTCCCACCCTACCTGGGAGACCGGCCCCGCCCCCGGAGATTCGACCTCGTCACTGGAGGCCTGGCCCCgcctttgggagcctggcctCGCCCCCAGGACGCCAGCCCCGCCCTAAGATGCAAGATGCGGCCCTTCTCCAGGGATTCCGGCTGCCAGCAGCTCCGCCCTCCAGGTCACCTCTCGACCACCCACCTTCGGACGGTCGCCCAGGCCTGCCCTCCCGACCAGTGAGGTCCGAACACGCCCCCTCCAGGACCTTAAAGTCCCCCGGACGTACGGCCACTAGCCCACCGGTCCCCGACACAGTGGCCCCACTGACTCTCTTGGACACCGCCTCGGAGGAAAATGCTCCCTGTTCCTCGCCCATCTGGCGCCCAAttcctctttctgctcctgctcctgctgccctcGACGCCCCTGGCCAGGGGCCCAGCATCCTCAGGTCCCGCCATGGCGGCCCTACTCCAGGCCCTCGGACTACAAGACGCGCCCCGGGGCGCCCCTCCGCTCCGACCTGTGCCTCCTGTCATGTGGCGCCTGTTCCGCCGCCGAGACCCCCAGGAGGCCAGAGGGGGGCACCCTCTGCCACCATGCCACGTGGAGGAACTGGGGGTCCCCGGAAACATCGTGCGCCACATCCCGGGCAGCGGTGAGTGGGGGTTTGTGGTGGGATAAGGGTTCGCGAGGCTGAGGGAGCCCCACGCGCCCCTTCCAGCCTGCTGGCCGGATAGGCCCATTTTCTAAGTCTTCTGCACACAAGGACAAATGCTGGGGCTTCCCAGGTCCCAGTCTCTGCCCAGCCCCCACTCCAACACCTCCCATTCTTCGATGCCTTCCTTCGGGTCACTTTCCTGGGCCCCCAGGGCCCGGCTGGCCGGTTGCCTCCTGCCTCCAAGCGTGGCCTTGGCGCCCCACAGTGTCCCTTGCAGCGGGTGCCCTGCCCCCACTCCAGCCGGAGGCGCGCTCCCCCTGCTGGAACCCCGCGCCATGTCTGCCTCTCTTCGCACCTCCAGGCCTGTCCTCCAGTCCCCCAGAGCCCGCCAGGACCCCGGGGGTGTGCCCCGAGTGGACTGTCGCCTTCGACATGTCGAGCGTGGGGCCCACGGAGCACCCGACACGCGCGCGCCTGGAGTTGCGGCTGGAGGCCGAGAGCGAGGACGCGCGAGGCCGGGAGCTAAGCGTGGCGCTGCCGGCCGGGCGCCCCGAGCTCCTGCGCGTGCCGGCGCCGCCCGGGCTGCCGCTGCGTGTGGACCTACTGGGGACGGCGGTGGCCGCCAACGCCTCGGTGCCGCGCGCGCTGCGGCTGGCCCTGGCGCTGCACCCCGGGGCCTCAGCCGCCTGTGCGCGCCTGGCTGAGGCGTCACTGCTGCTGGTGACACTGGACCCGCGTCTGTGTCCTCCGCCGCGACTGCGGCGCCACACGGAGCTGGCGGTGGGCGGCGGCCCCGGGGGCACGTGTCGCGCCCGGCGGCTGCACGTGAGCTTCCGTGAGGTGGGCTGGCACCGCTGGGTGATAGCGCCGCGGGGCTTCCTGGCCAACTTCTGCCAGGGCGCGTGTGCACTGCCGGAGACGCTGCGGGGCCCCGGCGGGCCGCCCGCCCTCAACCACGCCGTGCTGCGCGCGCTCATGCACGAAGCCGCCCCCGCCCCGGGGGGAGGCCTGCCCTGCTGTGTGCCCGCGCGCCTGTCGCCCATCTCCGTGCTGTTCTTCGACAACAGCGACAACGTGGTGCTGCGCCACTACGAGGACATGGTGGTGGACGAGTGCGGCTGCCGCTGAGTGCCTGGGACACCCCTGCAGGGATGGCCCCAAGCGGAAGCGAGGCTCGTTTGTTCACGTTTTATTGGTGACAAAAAGCTTAAAACAAATTTGACCAAAAATTAAGTTCCATTGCATTGGCGCAGGTGCCTGGGTAGGGGTCGGGTGGCTGCCGCGGGAGGTGGGGGGCCGGGGCCGGGCGCCCAGCACTGAAGCCTCCACCCACGATGGGGAAGGACCCGCGGGCCGTCACGCATTGGTCACGCTCACGAGTTCGCCTGCGGCCTATGAAGCTCAAACTCAAATCCTCCGGCCGCGGTGATCCCAGGCTGCTGCGGGGCTCGGGCTCCTCAGTGCTGCCTCTCTGGAAGCTTCTCAAATCTCCCAGGTCCACCACTCTGGTCTTAGAGACAAACTGATCCACGTACTTCCCATATTCCTTTGAAAGAATctttaggataaaaaaaaaaaaaaacaaaccaaaaaaacaaaaagacaaacaaacaaaaaaaaaggacaaacaaaacaaaacaaaaaaccaaaaaaaaaaaaccaaaacaaaaaaacagaaaaacccccAATACcgtatttctttaaaatgaaaccCCTTAGCGCTGGGACCGCGCGCTGATGCTCTTGGCCGCCCGCCTGGGCACAGAAACGCGAAGTTCGTCCTGCTAAAACGTAGCCCCTCAATCacgagaaacaaagaaaaagaacagcgGGCCGGTCCTGGCGAGGCCTCTCCCTCTGGTGGGCGCGGCGCCGGGCCGGCCTCGCAGCGGTGCGGGCCTCTCTCCTCTCGCCGCCCGCAGGGGGCGCCCGCTCCTCGGCGCTCCGCTCCATCGTCCTCCCTGGCTGCTCTCTGCTCGCTCtcgctcctctcctttcctctcctctcggCTGCTCACACAGTGGTGCTTCAGTTTTAGCAGTGGAAAACAggtatccatttatttttatattttattacccAGAATAAGATGCTGATAGACTAAGCCACAGAGCTTAGCTCCTCCGCCACCACCTGTGATCAAGGACGGGGTGAGAGGTCAGGTCCAGCTGAGGAGGAACCTGCCCGCAGCCCACATCTACTTGCCTTCTAGTACTGGGACAGCCCGGTGACCCCGCCGTGCTGGTACGCCCGCTCTCCCTGGTAGGTGGAGTCTTGGGAGAGCGCCACGTCGATCTGTGACTTAAACTCGTCCCCGAGGTAGCTGTCCTGAAAGCAGAGCCAGGGTGAGCAGACCAAGAAACCCAGCAGACCCCACCCACCCCCTCCTCAGACCCCATACTGTTAGCCACAGCGGCAGAAGACAGGCTCAGGCCCATAGCACAGTCCAGTCAGGGACGTACTCCTCAGAAAGGCatctcctcccccaaccccctctGCAGGGTGCTGGCGAGGGCCCACCTGGGACAATTCTGGCTGGGAGAGGCCGGGCTGGCTCATCTGGGAGGGCTGGCTCATGGACACGTAGCCCTGTGTGAGGGCACCCTGCGAAAAGGGCTGGGAGGCCacatcctggctggcctggctgcTAGGCAGGGTGGTCTGGCTGGGCCCGGGAAGCCCGAAGCGGTTCTTCTGGCGGCCCCCACGGCCAGTCTTGCTTTTTGGGGTGCCCCGGCCTGAAAGACAGCAGTTAAAGATGGCGAGCACCAGCTAAGCCAGCATGTCAGGCGAGGCGCCCCGATGGTGATGATCAGCCACTTACCCGCAGCCGGCCCATTGGCTTGTCCAAAGTACCCAGGTGGTGGCATGGGAGGCATAACCAAGTTGAAGGGAATAGGGATGTTCATGGCGGCCACGTGGCTGGGGCCTGCACTGATCATGCCGATCTGGTCATGGGTCTGAAAGTACATGTTCGAAGGCCGGCCTGCAAGACACCTGGACTCAGACAGGACCAGTGGACATTGGCTGCATTGAAGTAGCCACTGGTCCAGCCAGACAAGCAAGGAATCGGAGGGAGGGGGAGTGTGTCTGCCATGCAGGGTGCCAGTACAGGAGAAGAACTGACAGGGGCTGCTGAGACTCTGGCCATGAAGGCGCTTTCTAGGCAACTCGGAAGCTTCCGGAAGGCAGAGGCCAAGACTGACTGAGGTGGTCATGTGTTTGCCCCAGGATCCAGGCAGCAACAGGCACTAAGGCTGTTATGCGAACGGGCAGCCCCAGCACTATCGAGGGGCCACGGTGCAAACCATtagcagaggccagagcagcCCTTGGGGGCCAGAGCCTGGGAGGGGCGGGTGCAGACGGGGACGTGGGGAGGTAAGCACGCTGGTGCTTCCAGGAAGGCTCACCCTGGCTGCTCCGGTCATACACTGATCCGGGGATGATGGCTTCCCGGGCATCATACATGGCTGTTGTCATGAAGCGGGCCCCCTGCAGGGTGGCACAAGATCGAGGAATGTGTCAGtcaacagcagcagctgctgagAGCGCCCGGCTCTCCCGGCTCCCAGCAGCCCCTGGCCCACCGGGTTGACGGTGTTAACGAGCTTCCGAGGCTTGCTGAACTGCATGAGGCTCTCCCGCAGGTTGTTGAGCGGCCCTTCCACCAGCGCCTTCTGCTCCTTGTAGTAGCTCAGCAGGTGGTTCCACAGAGGCTGCTTTGATAGCGCCTTTGGGTTACCCACAATGATCACACCGTACCTGCAGAGCAACCGACATGCTGAGAGCCCGGGCCACACCCACCTGACCCTGCCGTCTAGGGCTAGCCCCTGACCGTGAAGAGCCAAACCCTGGCCAACACATGAGGCAGCACCTTAAAAAGCAGCTGCCACCACCCAGGAGCCAAGCTGAGAAGAAAGCCGCAAGAAGAGCCCCAGGCGGTGCCTGCCATGGGCCTCTCTGTGACCTACAGGGTCACGTTGTGTCCCTGAACCGACAGGGCACTAAGGAGGCCATAATGCCCAGATCTCAGACGCAGTGCCAGAGCACACATACAAGACAGACACGGGAGAACAGAGTGGAGGAGGGGCTTCCTGTTCCTGGCTGGGGGTGGATGGCAGCAATGGGCAGCGGCCTACCTCGCTCTGGTGAGAGCCACGTTGAGACGCCTGGGGTCGTTTAGAAACCCAATACCCTGGTGCTCGTTGGCACGCACGCAGGAGAGGATGATGAAGTCCTTCTCCCGGCCCTGGAAGGCATCCACACTGGCGATCTCCACTTCCTGAAGGAGATAGTGTCCCGTCAAGCACAAGCTGGCCCCTTGCTCTCTTACCCCTTCCTTCAGGTGCACAGGAGTAGCTGCAGCACTGAGTACAGTACAGCCTGAAGCCCCAAGTCCGCAGTGACAGACAGCCCACAGGCCCGTCACAGACAAGCAAGagactgtgtgtgctgtgtggtgCCAACCTCAACACAAAACCCGCCAGAGCTCTGCATCGGTCACACGCCCAGGACCAAGTGCTAAGTTCCCATTAGACTGAAAGAGCCTTATCCCCCAGGCGGTACCGActgccctgcccctcactgcATAACTCCGGACTGCTCTCTGAGACAAACTCTTACTGcatagttctggctgtcttgACGCTCACAGGCAAGGCTGACCTAAAAGTCAGAAGCCACTTGCCTGGGCCACCAGAGCACTGACATTCAAGGCATGCCACCACATTCCTTGGCTACAGCATGGCCTGGAGGGCATTCTGTGGCGCTGATTGTGCCTGATGGCGCCCCAACGCTGGCAATGTGCTGGCGTTGTGCTGGCTCCTAACTGCTCCCGCTTCAgggcacattttaaaatgtattaattagTTTAGGACATTGGCTACGTGCCCTTACGTATATCCCACCGCAATGACAACAGAGAACTTCATCAGTCCTCTACTTCCAGGACGGGGGTCCCAGGGAGTAAACTCATGTCATCAGGAGAACCACTCAGCCATGGCCCTCAGGCATCGTCTCACAGGGAGAGAAGACGGGCACAGGGTACCTGGTAGAGCTTGGTGTGCAGGGAGCCGCTGAACTGCATGTACTGCACCAGGTAGGAGCGCTGGCCCTCGTAGGGTGTGATGATGCCGATCTGGTCAGGCTTCGCACCCGCCTTCAGCAGCTTCGTAGTTATCTTCTCCACATTGGCTGCCTCCGTCCTAAGAACACCTGGCTGTCAGTGCCAGGGTCCCCACAGGTCCCAGCCTGATAGACCTCCAGCAGTCAAGGGCTCTCTGGAGGCCCTACCCTCTCCTGAGGCCCCAGGAGAAACAACAGCCTTGCTCGTGCCTTGCCCCTCATACTCTGGTTACAACAAGCAGAATGTCCTAGGAAATAAAATGCTGTGGTCTTGGGTCTAAGAGGCAAGGGTGAGAAAGTGGTTTTATGCCAGACACTCAGCTGCATACCTGTTGAGGTAGGACGTCCCGGAGCTGGCAATCTCCTCCTGGCCCTGCGTCACGTAGAAGAACATGGGCTTGTCAGGCTGTGGCCACTGGAAGTCAAAGCCCTTCTTGACACGATCAGCTGTGTCAGGAAAGACAGACAGCGTCAGTGCTGAGAAGCCCCAGCGGCTGGCTCCAAGTGCACCCACACTGAGGGCCGCGAGGTCGCTGCGCTAGGAGCACCACCTCCAGGGCACCTGAGCCACAGGCCTGTGACAGAGCAGGGCAACAAAGGGGCAGGCCAACACTGTTTAAGACACCTCTGCCTTCTTGGGAACACAAGGACACTTCTCGTCCTGACTAAGTGGTGATCACAAGCAGCCGACAACAGGCAGCACCCAGGAGCCCTCCCATGCCCCAGCAGCCACACAGGGCAGAGCAGGTGCAGCTAGGGCCTGGCCAGCAGAGTGCTGGTGCCCCACCGTGGTTGCCGGGACCTACATGCCAGCCACAGAGGCACAGCCCCAAGCAGGCTCTTTGCTGTCACAGTTCATCCGACACAGGCATCAGATCACAGCCTCATGGAGAAATAAAGGCACTGTGTTGAAGCTGTGTGTGCTaatttgagataggctctcactatctcactatgcagccctggctggccctggCCTTACAGCAatcctgtctctctgcttcctgggtgctgagattaaagctggGAGACACCATGTCAAGTTCTTACAGTTTTTTTAAGTATGGAACGTTTCATATTTCACgcttgcatgtcatccttgcatAGGGGCCATGCTGATAACCTTCTCTGTGTCATCCCACTTTTAGTGTATGTGCTGCGGAAGCGAGTACTCTTACATTGTCATGAAAAATAACTTTATGCTGCAAGACATGTCAGCCTTTTACTCCTTGTGGCCAAATTGCTCCACTTTTTACTCTCAGGCTTCATGGAGGATGGCTGGGCCCAGCTGCTTCCTGTGTCAGCCTTGACACAGTGACAAGTTTGAGCCATGAGAAAAGTAGCTTCCAGGGAACAAACAGCTTGGCAGGTGTGTGTCTGAGATagttccaggcccttctgggtaaCTGTGGCCCATCTGACACCACAGCAAGCCCACACTCAGGCAGTGGCCTCTTCAGCTGATCTATCTACTGCCCAGGGCCCCTAGGTCCTCCCAATGGACACTGTGAAAAAACCGTGAAGGGGTCACCACCATAGATAGTCTCAGGACAGGGCCAGAACCACATTCAAAGGTACCCCTAGTATCACAGATCACTGCAGGTGACAGCTGGTGACCTTAGGAGACAGGCTCGCACAACCCACCTTCCTGGTCTCATCACCCTGACAGTTCACCCTGTCCTCCTCACCTAGGTGACATCTCAGCCACCATCACAAGGAAAGGGCTGTCAGGGCAGCTCAGTTCTAAGCACGGGACTGTCCAAGGCCTCTGTGAGGCACCTAGCTCAGCACCCAGCATAAAGCAACAGCTGAGGAGGTGGAGCTACTGCGTGTCCTGACCATGATGAAAGGCACAGCTACCCTAGAATTCCCATGAAGATGGGCATTTGCAGACAGCTCTGTGTGTCCACCATATACCATACACTCCAGAGCATGTGGCCGCAGAGCACTGTGCCTTAGGAGCTGTGTTGAGTGGCACCATGAAGGCCTTATGGAGGAGCCACGAGGCATGGCCCAACTGTTACCTGCAGTGACGCCGTTCTGCAATGAGCCCTCGTAGAAGATGTTGGACGGGAAGGCGCTGAGTGCGGGGTGCATGCGGTACTGCACCTGCAGGCGGATGGGCCGGATGCCCAGCACCACCAAGCGCTCGAAGAGTGACTGTGACAGTCCGGCCTTGGCTGCCTTCTTGCACATCACTACTGGACCCAGCTGGCAATGGTCGCCCACAAGGATCAGCTGCAGCAAGAAGTCCCTCAGATCAACACCTCAGGCTCCGGGAAGTCTAAGTGCCTCCCGCAAGGGACTGGAGTAAACCTCCACCATCTAAAAGTTAACTAGGAATACCCCTAGGCAGGAGATGGCTGCTCTGGGCACACTGCCCACACACCAATTGGCGGCAGGTCTAGTGTCACCCAGCACCACCGCAGGAAGAGGTTGTCAGGGGCCACAGGAGTGGCAGGCACCCACCTGCTTGGCCCCGAGGACCACAGGCACCATGCACTCGGGCTCAGTGGCCTGGGTGCTCTCATCAATGAGGATGGAACGGAACTGCATCTTGGCCAGCCTCGGATCACCAGCACCCACACACGTGCAGCAGATGACATCTGCATTCTGGGGAAGGCACAGGCATCAGAACACATGTGTGGTCTACCTCACATGGACAGGTGGCTTAGGATGGGACCTGGAGAGCCCTGCTCTACAGCCGCCCAAGACCCGTGTGCACATGTACAAGCTGTTCTGACAGGGTCTTGCATGTTGCTTCAGGCTGGCTCTCCACATGCAGTTCTCCAGCAAGTACATAAGCCAATCCTCCCCTAGCCCAAGCACGCATGGCATCACAGGCCACCAGAAGCATCAACTGTCACCACCCAGCACAGACAGCTGTGTCTGCCAACTGTCTCCAGAACAGTGCTGAGCTGGTAGCTCCCCACGGCTGAGACTCCAATTTTGGTGGACTTATTTGTTAGAGCCGGGAGGCCGACAGGGAGTGACGGCAGCGGTCTCCCTGACTATGGGCATAgattgaggagagcaggggcctcCAAGTTCTCCAAAGCAAAGGCACAGGCACCCTCAACATCTACCAGGCTTCTGAAGACCCCAAGAAGCCCTGGGGTCCCAGCCGTCCCCAGCTCTTTCAGGCCCATGCCCACAGGAAGCAGCCCCCAGCCAAGGCTCCTGGGCTGGCCCCAAGCTCACCATCAGCAGCTCTCTCTCAGCCGTGCGCTTGAGTGCCCGGTACCGCTTCTCATCTGCAGACGACAGCTCGCCTGTCTCGTCCTTCAGCTGCTGTAGTTTCTGCAGCTCAGGCATGCTACAGAACACACGGCAGGAGTCAGCACCAGCGCAGGCTGCAGCCTGTACCGGGCCCTCTGCTAGAGACACTCACCTGTCCATGTTCCTGATCTGATTGTGCAAGGCCAGGAAGGACACCGGGGAGTCAATGGCCTCGCGGCTCTTGGCGCAGAGGCGTACAACCTTCAGCCCTGTCTGGTGTATCTTCTCTGTGAGCTGGTCTACGGCGATGTTACTTGGGGCACAAACAAGCACAGGCCTACACACAGTGGAACAGACTGTCAGCATCACCCATGGCTCAGCAAAGCCGAGTCCATGGCAAAGCTGCATAGCTGTGACTGGCAGGTGCATTTATGCCAAGGTAGAACAAGCAAAACCTCCTGTCACCTGCTAAGCCGCTATCAGCTAAATGCCACCCTCACCCTCTTGTTAATGCAAGGTGGGCCTATGGGCTGTGGGCCATACAAGGTGCCTGTATGGTGACACTGCTTGTGTTTGCTATGTGGTCCTGGCAGGGCTGAAGCACAAACCACCAGGCTATACAAGACACTGCCACGTCCACCCACAAGGCTGTTGCTGTTGAGTACCTACCCATTGCCCTGCCGAGCTAGGTGGTAGACAATTGTGGCTGACGTGACAGTCTTGCCTGTGCCTGGAGGGCCCTGGATGAGGCTGAGTGGTCTCTGCAGCACGGTCTTCACAGCGTACACCTGCAAGGACAGCGCATCAGCAGAGCTGTGACGGCCACAGCCCCCACAGGCCCTGGCTCCAGGGGCCCCATGTTACCTGAGAGTGGTTGAGGTCAGGGAGCCCCTGAGCCGTGAAGCGCTTCGGCAGCTGGCACTTGATGACCACGTCCTCCACCTCGTGGCCCAGCAGCTTGTGGTAGATATACCCTGACACGGAGGTCTCGTCCACAGCGAAGGTCTTCAGCGCACTCTGCATCCTGCAAACAGAGCCAGGGCAGAACCCACGTGGGCCACAGGTACTGGAGGGGGAGGTGGCCCCCAAGGGTATGGCCCTAGCACCTTGGGCCATCGGCAGACAAACCTGTCAAAAGAGGTCGACTTCCACACAAAATCCACCTGGAAGTTGTGGGTCACTTCCACGGGGGCGCCCACGCTGCTGCGGAGCTCAATAGCAATCTCATCACCGTAATCTGGCCGCTGAGTTAAGTCTGCTTCCTGTTAAAAGCCACCTTCCACAGGGGCTCTGGCTTCAGTCACTACACCAGCTCCCCTTGGTTAGCAGGCACAGGAACTACTGCAGCCAGGCCCCCGGTGCACGGAAATTGcccacacatacacgcacagCGTGAGTGGTGGGGTAGCCTCTAGGCAAGGCATATGTGGCACCACCATGCGCATGTCCCACACAGAGAGAAGATACAGAGGGAATCGGCCATATTAAGGCCCCAGGGACAGCCAGGCATCCTGCTGTACCACCCGTCCTCCCAGCATACGTGGCAAAGGATACTATCGGGGACCTTGATGACATGGCCAATCCCCTTCCATAGGGGCGCCAGGTCCCCTTTGTACCGCAGACAGATCTCATCACCCTGCATGAGCCGCATATCTTGCAGAAAAAAGCAGCAGAGTTAGTGCTTTCAAGAGGGCCGTGGCCTCCACCATGCAGAGTTCACATAAGGGACATGATACAGGGGAACTAGGAATTTTATGCTACTTATGgtcacaaatattttaaaacttaaaatcacCTCTTAACCAAATTATGACTAAATCCTCATTACCAGAGTCAGTCTTGGGCAAAGTGAAGAAGGCGATTCTCTTCTTGTTAAGGCCCAGGTCCCACCTGACCGTGATGTTATCTTGAGTCTGAACACACGAGAAACAGGGGCCCAGTTAGCCCCCCCACTCGTGGGCTGAGCTCCCCACAGGCCAGGGCCTCTAGGAAGGCCATGCCTGTGCTGTACGTCTTTGGGGTGCAGTGCACAGCACTCACAGACAGGAACTCCAATGTCTGGGAAATAAGCAACCAGGACCCCCCAAAACCCGCTGCCTAAGCCGGTCCCAGCAGCAAGCTTTGCAGAGAACCTCAGGAGACCCCACACGGACAGGCTCTGGGGGGAGAGAGGGCGCATGAGGGATCAGTGGCCTGGGCCCCACCTCCCAGAGATGTTCTTAGagctgtggacaaagctgtgaaCCAGACATATGGGGTTCTCCCTGGCCTGATGTTGTCTGTGAGCCTGCTTCCATCCAGGGTCAAGCCCTAGAAGAGTCCCTGACTTGGGAGACCCTTTACTAGAGGGCCAGCCACATCACCTGTGACTCCTTGAGCTTCTTGTCATAGTCAGCCTCTAGCTTGACCAGCGGCCCGAAGATGTTCTGGTACTGGTAGGCATCCTCATACCGCAGGAGCACATGCTGTGGCTCCTCATCCACACCTGGCTTCTCCAGGTCCTCCAGGGTGGCTGAAGGATTCTCCTATGGCCGAGAACAGTGCTGTTCTT belongs to Meriones unguiculatus strain TT.TT164.6M chromosome 4, Bangor_MerUng_6.1, whole genome shotgun sequence and includes:
- the Upf1 gene encoding regulator of nonsense transcripts 1 isoform X3, with product MSVEAYGPSSQTLTFLDTEEAELLGADTQGSEFEFTDFTLPSQTQTPPGGPGGAGGPSGAGAGGAVGQLDAQVGPEGILQNGAVDDSVAKTSQLLAELNFEEDEEDTYYTKDLPVHACSYCGIHDPACVVYCNTSKKWFCNGRGNTSGSHIVNHLVRAKCKEVTLHKDGPLGETVLECYNCGCRNVFLLGFIPAKADSVVVLLCRQPCASQSSLKDINWDSSQWQPLIQDRCFLSWLVKIPSEQEQLRARQITAQQINKLEELWKENPSATLEDLEKPGVDEEPQHVLLRYEDAYQYQNIFGPLVKLEADYDKKLKESQTQDNITVRWDLGLNKKRIAFFTLPKTDSDMRLMQGDEICLRYKGDLAPLWKGIGHVIKVPDNLTQRPDYGDEIAIELRSSVGAPVEVTHNFQVDFVWKSTSFDRMQSALKTFAVDETSVSGYIYHKLLGHEVEDVVIKCQLPKRFTAQGLPDLNHSQVYAVKTVLQRPLSLIQGPPGTGKTVTSATIVYHLARQGNGPVLVCAPSNIAVDQLTEKIHQTGLKVVRLCAKSREAIDSPVSFLALHNQIRNMDSMPELQKLQQLKDETGELSSADEKRYRALKRTAERELLMNADVICCTCVGAGDPRLAKMQFRSILIDESTQATEPECMVPVVLGAKQLILVGDHCQLGPVVMCKKAAKAGLSQSLFERLVVLGIRPIRLQVQYRMHPALSAFPSNIFYEGSLQNGVTAADRVKKGFDFQWPQPDKPMFFYVTQGQEEIASSGTSYLNRTEAANVEKITTKLLKAGAKPDQIGIITPYEGQRSYLVQYMQFSGSLHTKLYQEVEIASVDAFQGREKDFIILSCVRANEHQGIGFLNDPRRLNVALTRARYGVIIVGNPKALSKQPLWNHLLSYYKEQKALVEGPLNNLRESLMQFSKPRKLVNTVNPGARFMTTAMYDAREAIIPGSVYDRSSQGRPSNMYFQTHDQIGMISAGPSHVAAMNIPIPFNLVMPPMPPPGYFGQANGPAAGRGTPKSKTGRGGRQKNRFGLPGPSQTTLPSSQASQDVASQPFSQGALTQGYVSMSQPSQMSQPGLSQPELSQDSYLGDEFKSQIDVALSQDSTYQGERAYQHGGVTGLSQY